One region of Permianibacter fluminis genomic DNA includes:
- the fabB gene encoding beta-ketoacyl-ACP synthase I → MQRVVITGMGIVSCLGNNQQEVLASLKAGRSGIRRDESHVERGLRSQVSGIPQIDLEALIDRKLKRFMGNGAAYAYLSMKEAIEQAGLTQDQISNVRTGLIAGAGGHSPQNEYEAIKTLEERGVRRVGPYMVPRVMGSSISANLSTAFEIKGINYSISSACATSAHCIGNAMEQIQLGKADVMFAGGGEEVYWSFSMMFDAMGALSSKYNETPEKASRAYDKHRDGFVIAGGGGILVLESLEHALKRGANILAEIVGYGATSDGADMVAPSGEGAMRCMKMALATTKAPVDYINTHGTSTPVGDVAELGAIREVFGKEVPPISSTKSLSGHSLGAAGVQEAIYCLLMQQNDFICASANIDELDPAAADLPIVQQTRTGVKLNTVLSNSFGFGGTNATLVMQKFQR, encoded by the coding sequence ATGCAACGGGTCGTGATCACCGGGATGGGCATCGTCTCCTGTCTTGGTAACAACCAGCAGGAAGTGCTGGCCTCGCTGAAAGCAGGACGGTCCGGCATTCGCCGCGACGAGAGCCATGTCGAGCGTGGCCTGCGCAGTCAGGTCTCGGGTATTCCGCAGATTGATCTGGAAGCGCTGATCGATCGCAAACTCAAGCGCTTCATGGGCAATGGTGCGGCCTACGCTTATTTGTCGATGAAAGAAGCCATCGAACAAGCCGGTCTGACGCAAGACCAGATCAGCAATGTCCGCACCGGCCTTATCGCCGGCGCCGGCGGTCACTCGCCGCAGAACGAATACGAAGCAATCAAGACCCTGGAAGAGCGTGGCGTCCGCCGCGTTGGTCCTTACATGGTGCCGCGCGTGATGGGCTCCAGCATCTCGGCCAACCTGTCGACGGCATTCGAAATCAAGGGCATCAACTATTCGATTTCGTCAGCCTGCGCGACCAGCGCGCATTGCATCGGCAACGCCATGGAGCAAATCCAGCTTGGCAAAGCCGATGTGATGTTTGCCGGTGGCGGCGAAGAGGTGTACTGGTCGTTCAGCATGATGTTTGACGCCATGGGCGCGCTGTCGAGCAAGTACAACGAGACTCCGGAAAAAGCCTCGCGGGCGTATGACAAGCACCGCGACGGTTTTGTCATCGCGGGCGGTGGCGGCATTCTGGTGCTGGAGTCGCTGGAGCATGCGCTGAAGCGCGGCGCCAACATCCTGGCCGAAATCGTCGGCTACGGTGCCACCTCCGATGGTGCCGACATGGTTGCCCCGAGCGGCGAAGGCGCCATGCGCTGCATGAAAATGGCGCTGGCAACCACCAAAGCGCCGGTGGATTACATCAACACCCACGGCACTTCGACACCGGTCGGCGATGTCGCGGAACTCGGTGCCATCCGCGAAGTGTTTGGCAAAGAGGTTCCGCCGATCAGCTCGACCAAATCGCTGTCGGGCCACTCGCTGGGCGCTGCCGGCGTACAGGAAGCCATTTACTGCCTGCTGATGCAGCAGAATGATTTCATCTGCGCCTCGGCCAACATCGACGAACTGGATCCGGCCGCTGCCGATCTGCCCATCGTCCAGCAGACTCGCACCGGCGTGAAGCTCAATACCGTGCTGTCGAACAGCTTCGGTTTTGGCGGCACCAATGCCACACTGGTGATGCAGAAGTTCCAGCGCTGA
- a CDS encoding Hsp20/alpha crystallin family protein, with protein sequence MTLMRYQPWSVFDQLHREINQLFDTRAPKTGETANELYSSSWLPSVDVKDNGKEIVLLADLPGVEPDKIEVTATNGVLTLKGERQFSKESNEGDYHRIERNYGSFYRQFALPDTANTDEISAKANNGVLEIRIPKRSSSIQKRISISR encoded by the coding sequence ATGACACTGATGCGCTACCAACCTTGGTCCGTGTTTGACCAATTGCACCGTGAAATCAACCAGTTGTTTGACACCCGCGCGCCGAAAACCGGCGAGACGGCAAATGAACTGTACAGCAGCAGCTGGCTGCCGTCGGTCGATGTCAAAGACAACGGCAAGGAAATCGTGCTGCTGGCCGATCTGCCCGGTGTGGAACCGGACAAGATTGAAGTGACCGCGACCAACGGCGTGCTGACACTGAAAGGCGAGCGGCAATTCAGCAAGGAAAGCAACGAAGGGGATTACCACCGGATTGAGCGCAACTACGGTAGCTTCTACCGCCAGTTTGCCTTGCCAGACACCGCCAATACCGACGAGATTTCGGCCAAGGCCAACAACGGAGTGCTGGAAATCCGCATTCCGAAGCGCAGCAGCAGCATTCAGAAACGGATCAGCATCTCGCGCTGA
- a CDS encoding MBL fold metallo-hydrolase RNA specificity domain-containing protein encodes MMQPEVRCWGGVGEVTGSCYQVTLGKESILLDCGLLQGGAREDARNYEPTPYDPRAIDAVVLSHSHLDHAGRLPKLQKEGYRGPIYTHRASRDLCSIMLRDAAHLQEADQEVENRKRARKGLKPREPLYTHRDVERVMKQFEVLDYGEWQPLTEHMSVRLHDAGHILGSSIVELKIAAPDRDRILIFSGDLGPFGAPILRNPELIPFADALLMESTYGDRDHRDFDSTLTELGEIFRSEQSQKGNILIPAFAVGRSQELLYLMAKYYREWGLSRWQIFLDSPLAIDATNIYLRHHALYNGDAVKLLGNDHPEHALRRLLPNLQFLPTPEQSQSLNRVQSGAIIIAGSGMCTGGRIKHHLKHLVWRDTTQVIMIGYQAYGTPGLALVEGRDFIRLWGEGIRVRAKVHTIGGLSAHAGQRDLLKWYEGFKQLPPVWLVHGEPQAQQALQAKLCDLHPGVPVNIASRGEVLKL; translated from the coding sequence ATGATGCAGCCAGAAGTGCGGTGTTGGGGTGGCGTAGGTGAGGTCACCGGGTCCTGCTATCAAGTCACGCTCGGCAAGGAATCTATCCTGCTGGACTGTGGTTTGTTGCAAGGTGGTGCCAGGGAAGATGCCCGCAATTATGAGCCGACGCCCTATGACCCGCGCGCCATCGATGCGGTGGTGCTGAGCCACTCCCATCTCGATCATGCCGGCCGCTTGCCCAAGCTGCAGAAAGAGGGCTATCGCGGGCCGATTTATACCCACCGGGCCAGCCGCGATCTGTGCAGCATCATGCTGCGTGACGCCGCCCATCTGCAGGAAGCCGACCAGGAAGTTGAAAACCGCAAGCGGGCGCGAAAAGGTTTGAAGCCGCGCGAGCCGCTCTATACCCACCGCGATGTTGAGCGGGTCATGAAACAGTTTGAGGTGCTCGACTATGGCGAATGGCAGCCGCTGACCGAGCACATGTCGGTGCGCTTGCATGACGCCGGCCATATTCTCGGTTCGTCGATTGTCGAGCTGAAAATCGCTGCGCCCGACCGTGACCGCATCCTGATTTTCTCCGGCGACCTCGGCCCGTTCGGTGCGCCCATTCTGCGCAATCCCGAGCTGATTCCCTTTGCCGATGCGCTGCTGATGGAAAGCACTTATGGTGATCGCGATCACCGTGATTTCGACTCGACGCTGACCGAGCTCGGCGAGATCTTCCGCAGCGAGCAATCGCAGAAGGGCAATATCCTGATCCCGGCGTTTGCGGTGGGCCGCAGTCAGGAGTTGCTGTACCTGATGGCCAAGTACTATCGCGAGTGGGGGCTGTCGCGCTGGCAGATCTTCCTCGACAGCCCGCTCGCCATCGATGCCACCAATATCTATCTGCGCCATCACGCGCTGTACAACGGCGATGCGGTAAAACTGCTCGGCAATGACCATCCCGAACACGCGCTGCGCCGGCTGCTGCCCAATCTGCAATTCCTGCCGACGCCGGAGCAATCGCAGTCACTCAATCGGGTGCAATCGGGCGCCATCATCATTGCCGGCAGTGGCATGTGCACCGGTGGTCGCATCAAGCATCACCTGAAGCACCTGGTCTGGCGCGATACCACTCAGGTGATCATGATTGGTTATCAGGCCTATGGCACGCCGGGACTGGCGTTGGTCGAAGGCCGCGACTTTATCCGACTCTGGGGCGAGGGCATCCGGGTGCGGGCCAAGGTGCACACCATCGGTGGCTTGTCGGCGCACGCCGGCCAGCGCGATTTGCTCAAATGGTATGAAGGCTTCAAGCAATTGCCGCCGGTCTGGCTGGTGCACGGTGAACCGCAGGCGCAGCAGGCGTTGCAAGCCAAGTTGTGCGATTTGCATCCGGGTGTGCCGGTCAATATTGCGTCGCGGGGCGAGGTGTTGAAGCTTTAG
- the fabA gene encoding bifunctional 3-hydroxydecanoyl-ACP dehydratase/trans-2-decenoyl-ACP isomerase, translating into MSRPSSFNREQLLECAEGRMFGPGNAQLPAPNMLMFDRITHISEEGGEHGKGEIVAELDIKPDLWFFGCHFKGDPVMPGCLGLDAMWQLAGFFLPWKGLPGRGRALGVGEVKFTGQILPTNKLVQYRIQIKRVIARKLNLVIGDGTVSVDGKVIYTAADLRVGLFTNFAEFA; encoded by the coding sequence ATGTCCAGACCGTCGTCGTTCAACCGGGAGCAATTGTTGGAGTGTGCTGAGGGCCGTATGTTCGGTCCGGGCAACGCTCAGCTGCCGGCCCCCAACATGCTGATGTTTGATCGCATCACCCACATCAGCGAAGAGGGAGGCGAGCATGGAAAAGGCGAGATCGTCGCCGAGCTCGATATCAAACCGGATTTGTGGTTTTTCGGTTGTCATTTCAAAGGTGATCCGGTGATGCCGGGCTGCCTCGGTCTGGATGCCATGTGGCAGCTCGCGGGTTTCTTTTTGCCGTGGAAAGGTCTGCCGGGTCGCGGTCGCGCCCTCGGCGTCGGTGAAGTGAAATTCACCGGCCAGATTTTGCCAACCAACAAGCTGGTGCAATACCGCATCCAGATCAAGCGGGTGATTGCCCGTAAACTGAATCTGGTGATCGGTGACGGCACCGTCAGCGTAGACGGCAAAGTCATCTACACCGCGGCTGATCTGCGGGTTGGCCTCTTCACCAATTTTGCGGAGTTTGCGTAA